The Solanum pennellii chromosome 4, SPENNV200 genomic interval tatttatccATAGCTTTTTGTGTTCGAATTTTAAAGAACCATCACCTAGTGAATGATATTCATTGCTTCAACAGAATACAcacgatatttttaatgctAAGAGGTCACGAAatagaaattcaaaaattttctcaatttttcgtgtACTAAGAATTACTAGTGTACTTATCTCCGTCAACGCGGTTCAAAAAATACATTTACataatgattttttcttttaaaatttaattgagataaaatacataatttccATAAAACCAAAATAAGATAAGTTAATAATATAAggtatacataaaaaaataaattagaactatatgaaaattaaaGCAAAAATAAATCCAAACAATTGCATAATGTTTTGCACATTATAGCTTTCAAAgaacaattcattataaaatcaacattcattttatatagaaaaggaacaataaatcaaaaaataaaattatatatatataNNNNNNNNNNNNNNNNNNNNNNNNNNNNNNNNNNNNNNNNNNNNNNNNNNNNNNNNNNNNNNNNNNNNNNNNNNNNNNNNNNNNNNNNNNNNNNNNNNNNNNNNNNNNNNNNNNNNNNNNNNNNNNNNNNNNNNNNNNNNNNNNNNNNNNNNNNNNNNNNNNNNNNNNNNNNNNNNNNNNNNNNNNNNNNNNNNNNNNNNNNNNNNNNNNNNNNNNNNNNNNNNNNNNNNNNNNNNNNNNNNNNNNNNNNNNNNNNNNNNNNNNNNNNNNNNNNNNNNNNNNNNNNNNNNNNNNNNNNNNNNNNNNNNNNNNNNNNNNNNNNNNNNNNNNNNNNNNNNNNNNNNNNNNNNNNNNNNNNNNNNNNNNNNNNNNNNNNNNNNNNNNNNNNNNNNNNNNNNNNNNNNNNNNNNNNNNNNNNNNNNNNNNNNNNNNNNNNNNNNNNNNNNNNNNNNNNNNNNNNNNNNNNNNNNNNNNNNNNNNNNNNNNNNNNNNNNNNNNNNNNNNNNNNNNNNNNNNNNNNNNNNNNNNNNNNNNNNNNNNNNNNNNNNNNNNNNNNNNNNNNNNNNNNNNNNNNNNNNNNNNNNNNNNNNNNNNNNNNNNNNNNNNtgttatgaaactatataaatttagaagaagaagaagaaagtagggagaagagaaaagatttcttatttctcttgaagtatattcattattcatagatctttcacaaatcttatttacaatgaaggaaaaccctttatttataggaaaaactttacttggtccccaagtaggattcctaaccatatcctactaggacttcacataattagacattcactataacacaaattgtttataacactcccccttgaatgtcggtagattatgtgcctcgttaaaaccttactagataaaacccaatgggaaaaaaatctagtgaaggaaaaagagtacacatatctaataatacgcattatggatgcttcattaaaaaccttacaaggaaaacccaatgggacaaaaccttgtgagggaaaaagagtacatcgcgtattaactcccccttaTGAGAACATCAATTCAGAAActagaatcttcgttttccaagcttgtgcatcatcttcttgaaagttgtagttgatagagacttggtgaataaatcaacaataatgttACTTGAACATACatcttgcatgttgatatcaccattcttgggagctcatgagtagaaaaaccttgacgaaatatgctttcttctatctACTTTTATGAATCTTTCCTTCAAGATCAAAGATTTCAGCAAGTTCCttactttaacttctttaagcaaataatctattgccttttgaaaactcttcaagagtttcaattctagttatcaacttgcataacaatatttgtatatgcttcatgcattttgaatcgatatattgcatgtgtttcaTGCATTTTGAATCGAATTAATCCTTATAAAGATTATAAACAAGTTCTCCAAAAACTTGCACATACTTTAGATTTTGAATCCTTCATGACTTTTCATATTAATTCTGTCAAGTGAtaacattcaatattaaatgtatgatatATTCTAGTgactagattgcaagtcaaataagctttacgcttacgaagatgcatcattccacttttcactggataattatttctacacaagtatgctttaatagatgtagaattcatatcctcataatcttttacaatattgtgcgctattgtatcaaagatatcgtgaacgatatatcattttgtatcgattcacaatacgactaaacttattgagatctcatcactttattatttttaggtagctacccctcCCATGAGgttttcataaagtgttatgtcgtaggctctccaagagcacattgtctccttattatgatcattttgattctttgatcctcccccTTTTCAAGGATTAGTTTTATTTAGAgttgattagtctatcatgcttcatgcatgtcatAGACTTTATCCTTAAGGGATATTCAATAGATGTACTTACAactcttgtgttgcttctaatctccccttatgttagacaaactaacatatatctcaatcttttggagaatctatctttgtgcatcataatatattcattaatcatatattccacattaaaattatcatatgaAAACTATGTGGTCCCTGACCATAAACCAATTAAcagaaaaattgatcataactgattggtttgattcatacaattatgtttgtatgtaatattatatttcagatcaacacatgaaactttattttcgtaaacaatgattttactatttgagacatgtagtgtcacatcatcttgagtatttatcattattaccaagataaattgtcttgattacatattctgaaattgtgctcttaactcaattatttttgcacaaacaattttgtgaatgtcaaactacatgttgacaacaaacgcacatgtgattatcttatagatgcatctttttatcatatcacatgataggtgaatatgctcatattcaccttttatacctttcagaatttagagatttaatctcaacattagttgatccaatcaacttgtaatgagaacaaacaacaaaagaattcttgaagaatcttcgaatttttcaatgtatgtccattactcagtatgcatatctttgggatgaccaaattattcataccaactaataaaattattagtactcgtaAACTCTAAGTTTACTATGTCATgtgccttttgctttagtaaatttctgatttactattatatgagtaaatttcaattttattaatccaagagtaattttcagatttatcaCCCTTTAGATAAGTCATGATCCCATCATTGAAAGaactaatctgaagaaaattgtgcatgtaacatattatttatgccaatatttttgcaaacatcaagttgcgagataataataggcacacatgagaccatatacaagaaacatttattaggaccattaaatgtctaaacaatccactgggtggatgactaggtccacaaatatttgtatacgttcctagaacacagagaattcaatctcaactttcgtttatgatggtctcacaattagcttgccttgctaacaatcattacaagaaaattcacgTCTAGCATGGTGGCTTATCACCGCATTCCCTTTAAAGAATGGATCtgtatttttaccatttatcaaaggctctcattcttcatgaatggaacacaatcatctaagtacatcaaattttgataatttagtacctcattccatattcaTGTGCATCATTTAATCAATTGTCTTCTTTTAGACATTTATGCACTGCTACATTCTCTTTGGAGAATGGTTCTGCTTCAGCGAGATATATTTCAtgactaattttatcaaaagttcATTATTTCccttagtcatcattatatcatcaatatggtgcattgagactcaaaccAAACGTCTTATGCCATAAATCAATGAGGGACTTAAACCCAACATCTTTCATCACAGAGTATCAAGAATCCTGATATCTTACTCTCTTGGTGCGATTGGACGTAAATCCATCGTgttattcttttggtgcgataaaacttaaatttatcgtcttacccacaatgaggctcaacctcaagccttcaaaataattgtaattttacCACTTTTGATGACCATTAATATGATCGaacattataattacacacagAATTGAGATTATTGAATTCTTATAATCAACTttagtagttaataaatatagcttaatagatcacatacctcatataaaggttgaaaacatacctttcactaaattgtgcttatttaattattataataaattaagaaattctcTTTCGAATCgattaaaattaaacgtatagAAAGTCAACAAGactctttaaatacttactttagatggtacctccagatctgttacataaataattataacataaagataaatcataccttgaagatataagaaccttattgcataacttattCAAGATATCTTTTGCACTTTTTTcgtcttcttcatcattctttaagaatagaataatcgtgctgataacgtgttatgaaactatataaatttagaagaagaagaaagtagggagaagagaaaagacttcttatttctcttgaagtatattcaggattcatagatctttcacaaatcttatttacaatgaaggaaaaccctttatttataggaaaaaccttacttggtccccaagtaggattcctaaccatatcctactaggactccacataattagaacGGCTTAGAACATAGTAGTGTATTTAgttaatttacttttattacaaaataaatgGTAGTTTCATTtgagaatatatttaaaattaaattaacaatagGATGTTTTTCTAATTCAGTATAACAGATTATCTACAAATTAAAAgtgcttaatttttttaataattgcaacatgaaaaattatatttaatttctgATAGCTATTTAAACTTGGTTAATCCTCACTATTTTCCTAAGCTTCTCTCTACCGCTAATTAAATTCTTCCAAGGGTTAAAACATGTAAATtttgatccttttttttttggatctaGTATATGTATCAAATATTTGTTAATATATGGCTTTCAAGTTCCAACTAATTATAGTCTCCTTGtgaattatcattatttatttattttaatattttcatcatttatatGATCTAATTGTCCATTcttcataaatataataaaaaattgtttcatTGAGAAGTGCGTATACTTACAAATTATACCGAACAAGTAGGACAATATTTGTAGGACAATAATTACCTGATCAATTATATTATAGTTTCTATAGGATCCACACCACTTTTCTTTTAGCTTTTAGGGTTTAGGAAATAAGGATTAAGGATTTTGGAATACTGTTAACCGGTTCcatttcgcctcaaattttgtTGGTCTATTCGAAGATACCAATAAGAATGTGTAAAAAGTAGCACAATTCTTGCAGTAATGTAATTTACAACATTATTTACTACTAAGAAACAGCAACAAATTACAAGTTCAAAATTCCagaattttgttttcttttgccaATACCTGTCAGGATTCTCAATGGCAAAACCAGCTATCTCTAATGTTGAGGCAATGGAGGGGTATATGACATAACAAGGTAGACGGTGCTAAATACGTGCAAATTGCAACTTATAGAGCTGTGTTCCTGAGAACCCTGTTCGTATGAGCATAAATCTGCACGTGCAATTTCTCCGGTACAATAGGTTCCTGAGAAAGTAACCCCAGGGAACTTCTCCAAGAAAGGTGAGCCGTCTACATTAGGTTCACCAAAAAATAACTTGCCACGACCACAACAAGCAAACATTATACCACCAAACACAGGCTTCTTGTGTGTAGCTACGCCATTGCTATTAGTATGATCATCACGTTCATAGTTAAGTAGTTGCTTCAAATGTCTGAAGTTATTTGCAACAGTGTTGCAAGAAGCACGGGCTAAATCTGAACTTGCATGGTAAAACCGGAAGGAGTCTCCACTTCTGATACCAACACCATGGACATACAGATACTCCTCATCACCACTGCAAATTCTTACAATTAGTTACAGAAGTGAAGAGTACAACGAAAAGTGTACTAGACTCTGAGCATAGTGGTTTCAACTAAAATTAACATGGCTTTGCACGTTAGCAGAAACAAACTTAGGTGAGGAGGACTCCCGATTCTCTCTAAGAACCATGTAAACTTCCTGGACAATAGTCCCTCTACCAGCATGTGCAAATCATCACCTCAGGACACCAAAAATGTAGTAAAGACAGAGAGCAGAACATTCAAACATCATAAGTGAAGACCAGAAATGGATAATCAAGTGCATTAAttaccttaaaacctcatggAATTCATGTGTACTTATCCAGCTTGGTTTTTCCTGGCCAATAGAGCATTTCCTTCTCTTTGTAACTCCAATATATAGAACTGGACAATTGTTATGACCTCCAAGCtggaaaaatcaaataatagaGAAACATCTCGAGTCAGAGAATAATGTGAACATGTATGTAAAGAAATGGAACTTGGGCCCAATCCAACCCCACAAGCTACCTCATGGGATGAGGATTGCCCAAGACAATATTAAAAGACCAATTCATCGTACTCACACCATTGTGGAAACTCAACACCTCCTCGCACTCCGATAATACAAGATAGGGTCCTAACATCGAGCAAAATTGGGATGAGTCTGGCTCTTATGCCATGTAAAGAAATGGACCTTAGGCAAGGATTGTCCAATCCATATATAAAGAAACCAGTTTTCCATCCCCACACTGATGTGGAAACTCAACAATGTTCATGGGttgacacacacacacatgagtAGCATATAAACTAGTAGAGCAAAATATATCATTACTTAAGACAGCTTCGATGTTCTAAATGGCtaagtaaaaaataatctcCAACCCACAAGAAACCTTCACTTTCAAATTAGGCATTAAGAAAGATTAGTAAACCACAATGGAACTCGATTAACGAAagcaattttctttttttggttcatctcgaggatttttattttttttttagaagtttTATTATTCATATCTTATTATATGCCTTTTGCAATTGTGCATGCAACAATAGATCAAATAATAAACGTACTTCTATAAAGTAATTCTTATGAAAAGGGGTAGTAAACATACTTCTGTAGAAAAAACGTACTTCTATAAAGTATTCTTATGAAAAGGGGTAGTAGACATACTTCGGTGAAAAACTTTTTATAGCCTTGATTTGTAAGGTCTGCATTCTTTGAGATTTACCAATGGAATTTGAAAATAAGTAAAGACAGGATGATAGACTCTAATCATCCAAATATCTCCAATATGCCATTATGCATCTCTCTAAACACATTGCATGCTCATCCCTGCTAAAGTGAGGCAAGAGTATTCTGGCATTTGATGGATCTCCCCGCAATTCTGAACTTAAAAGGCTTCACTATGGTGGAGGAATCAGAGGAAGAGGAAACGAGACTAGTTACACTACGCATCTTGTAACCATTTGATAGTCACCTTTTTAACAAACCAGCTGTAAATTACTTCCTTCAGAAACTAGCTAGTTAAAATCTAGTGCTGAAACATTAACTACCAATTTACTTCACAAGATGTACTACCTTACCTCATCATAAATCTGATCTAAAATAGTCTGACCATCCAGACTTCCATGAACTGCTTCTCTTTTTGCAGTGAGCCAAGTTGAGTAGTCACGGGATCTCCCCCTAACAGAAACAGCTTTGTATGTAGGCCCAATCGATGAAATGCCAGTGGATAACATTATGTGAAACTGAGTTTCCCCAACACCTGTTTAAAGGGTCCGAGAAAATGATTGCCACAATAAATCCCTTGACTTATAATATACTAAATTATACGAAGtaacatgaatattaactagaaGATGAGGAATCTAATATTTTAAACTATATTTACAGATATAACTGCAAATAAGCAGCGGCATGACTCTAAAAATACTGAGAATTTTCAAAAGTACCAAGGAAATGCACCTAAAAGATCATGAGCAACAACAAATTTAAAAGAGGATAAAATTTCATTTGAGAAAGCACATGGGGTAGCACTTACTGAAGTTATTCAGAAAAATACAGGTCAAATGTACTACACGGTGCTCAAGCTATAAATTTTTCAGAATACAGCGACCTAGTGAACAATACATACTGTTTTCCAAGGACTGACATCGCTACTTTccatcaatttttgaaatatgatCCACCAATTCCGCAAGGCCCAAAATTTTGCAGGTCCATTTGAAATGACCCAGTGAATGATACTTAGTGCCTCTACCAAACTGACgtcgctttttttttttggagtttcGGGGTCACAACATAAGAATTCTGGACTATCTCAATTTTTCCCGTGTACTTATACATGAATATTTCGGAATACGATTGCCTGGCTCTGTTTGACCCAGTATTGTGAATGGCGAGCGCCTCAACCCCAAAGGCGAGAGGTGAGGCGAGCCCTTCTAGCCATTTCACACTGAGGCGAGACATGGAAAAGGCGAGCATGGCGAGGTATGGCTAGCTAATTGCGAAAAGAATGGCGGCGcttttttgattttaaatttttttaaagatttgacttaataatattagtcaaaattagtggcttttttctattttcaaaatttgctGCTCCAGTCGCAATCTCTTCTCCCCGACTCCTCTTCCCCTCGCGTCTAGTTGCTGCTCCAGTGCTCCTCTTCCCCTCGCGTCGCGTCTCTTCTCCTAGACAGTCGACTCCATCATCTTCGAGTTGCTGCACTGAGGtatacctctttttttttttcttttgatctttcagttctttcttcttcttcttgagaTGCACCATACACGAGTTTCTCTGTATTTTTCCTTCAGTCCTTCACTACTGACTCCTCTGTTTTTTTTCTCTGTTCACTGCTTACTGCTAGAAGATCCTTCACTGCTCAAATTTTTTTCTGTTCACTGCTTACTTCTACTGCCTATAATTTTCAAGAGTTGGATAGTTTTGAAGAAGAACAAACTTTCAGAGTTCTAGTGTTGTCTTTTGAATTATTGGGTCTTTAAAGTTTTAGACTTTTTACTATCTACTAttagtttttgaattgaatattaGCTAATATATGTTATTGGCATTGAGATTTTGGATAATTTTATATGCAAttaagtatttttaatttttggtattaattggtGCCTTTTTGAAAAAAGGCGAGCGCCTTGCCGCGTGGCGAGGCAGGCCCTTGTCGCCTTTCGCCGTCCAAAACACTGGTTTGACCCCAAATTGTGGGTCCACTCAAAACCAAATAATGAAAGAAACTCATTGCTTTTCCATGTTCGATGTCGCtttctttagaattttgtaATCATGAAATGGGAATTCAATATTACCTCAATTTTTATGTATTCGTCCATGACATTTTCTGGAATACGATTGACCAATAGAAACGACCTAAACAACGATACTACTTGTATCTCAAGGAGCAACATcgcttttttctttttgagtttCGGGGTCATGAAACaagaattctttttttattttttttatgacaaggaaaACCCACAGTCGCTACCCCTTGAGTGCGCACGGGGTAAAACCCCCGTTCCTATGCAATAGCTTACAAACCACACAGGATAGGTAACCCGCACTACGCAAGCGCGGTGCcacgagctcgacccagaaggcaaacatcttgctttcgctggcaaaGGGTTTCGAACccgagacctccaacatggaaacCCCTCATTTCATGTGTACTAGTCCATGAAGTTTTTGAAAATATGATCGACtgaatttatttcatttcattctatTGATTGGTTCAAGAGTCATCATATTAGTGTTTTGGGAAAATGCCTACCTAGTTTGGCCCCAAATCTAGTGGGTCAATTAAATACGACCGACTCAAAGATACTCATTGTTTTTCAAGGACCGACGTCACTTTAGAATTTCGCGGTCACGAAACTAGAATTCagctaagttgctcggactcaaGTGCAGGTGTCCGATACTGGTGCGGATCTAGAGGTCGGGTCCTTCATGATCTAGGCTTTAAGATTCGGGGATACGGATCCATGTATGGATACTGGTGCGAGGATTCGcctaaaatagttaaaatatctaaaaatagagTTGTAAAACCTAAATTATAAGATATTATGTGGAGAACTTGAGGAGAATCATTGAAagaaattgaaggaaaatgAGTGACAAAGAAATTTCTATATAAAAGGTATTTCATATCTTCAATTTCACCTTATCCTTTGGATTGATTGTCCAGACTTTCCCCATAGATTTTGGTCAAAGTACCCAAAATCTGTTGACCAAATCGGTCACAGATCTCACGCCCATGGCGTGTCGACACGGGTACGGCACCAATAGTGAAAAGTCCAAGCAACttagaaattcaaaattatCTCATCTTTCAATGTATATATTAGTCGATGAATTTTCCGGAATACGATCGACAGAATCCATTTGGCCCCCAAATTTTAGTGGGTCCATTCGGAATGACCTAGTGAACGATACCTTATTGCCTCTATAGGACCAACTTTGCTTATTTTAGAGTAGGGTCATAAAACAAGACTTAAGGATTATCTCAGGTTTTCGTGTGTATAAtagatgaattttttaaaatttgatccaCTAAATTGGTATGACCCAAAATTTTTGTGGATCCATTCAAGACAACCTATTGAACGATACTTCTTGTTTCTCAGGGACCAATATCGTTTTTTTGGAGTTTGTGTCACGAAACTAGAATACAAGATTATCTCATTTTTTCGTGACTATTAGTCTatgatttttatcaaatttttgagATCACGAATATGTCCATGAATTTTATGACTTCGAAATACGATCAAGCGACTTTGTCTGGCCCTAAATTTTGTGGATCCACTCAAAAAGAACTAGTGCTTAATACTTTTTGTTTCACAAGGACCAAAGTTGTTTTTTGGAGTTCCGAGGTCACAAAACTAGAATTCAAGATCATCTCAGCTTTTCAAGTGTAGttcatgaaattttcaaaatacaatCGACCAACTTTGTTTGGCCCCACTTTTGGATCCAGTCAAAACTACCTAATGAACAATACTCattgttttatttgtttctCAAGGACTAACGTTGCTTTCTTTTTAGTTTCGGGATCACGAATCAGGAATTTAGGATTATCTCAACTTTTTGTTCCTATTAGTCTAtgaattttcaagtttttaGGTCACAAAATAGGAAATCATGATCATCTCGGCTTTTCATGTTTAAGtctatgaattttatgaaatatgattGAACAACTATGTTTGACCCCGTATTCTTTGAAGGTCCATTCGGAACGACCTAATGAGCGAAGCATATTGTTTCTTAAGGACAGATGTTGCTTTTTGGTGTTTCAGGCCACAAATCTGAAATTCGTGACTTTCTTAgctttttgtgtgtattagtcCATGTGTTTTTCCAAACTACGACAAACCGGCTTAATTTGGCCCCAAATTTTGTGGGTCTATTCGAAATGACTTAGTGAACAATACTCCTTCCTGACGATATTGTAAAATAGAATTTTTGTTATCGGACAAACAGGATCACAACTTGAAACcgtaaaataatattcaaaaagcAACACGTACCAGGAGGTTTGCCTCTATCCcttgaaaataaaagaacaacAGCAGCTGAACTCGCCGCTTTGTTATTAGAAGGATTAATTGCAGTCTCACCTCGGTATAAAAACTGAGAACCTCCGTCACCCACAATGACAGTCTCAGTGGAAAAGGCATAATCTACAAACACGAAATGTGACACTTAAAATATAACTTGTTTCTCGCAGAATCAAATACAAAGGCATATTTGCATCCATTAAATGTGAACAAATAAAGTTTTTTACAAATGAACAATTATGAAGCCAACTCACCAAACTTTTCAAGGACAAATTTGATGTCAGTTTCCTCATCCTAGAACAACATCCAAATGGCTTTTGTTACCacttaaatgtaaaaagaaagaaggttGATCATATATACTAGAAAAGCAAAAACTCCAATCCCTCAAAGTTCATTCCAGCATTTTAATCCGACATACTCTAAATCCAAAATGACTAGTCCAGGCACTCATAGAGAATCTGAATTGCAAAAGAACTAATTTTATCCCCTTATCCACAATTATAGAATATTAGGCATCATTGGAATAAGCTGCTTTGCCGCAGGGGCCTCAGAAATAACAAAATGATAGGTTTACAAGACTTTGGACTTacagaaaataacaaaatccCCACCGGTGATGCTGATCCAGAACGAGAGGATGAGCGTTCCCTGACACTGAGCACGAGATCATCAATCATGAGTACTTGATTTCCCTGAAATTTGTTCTCCACAAGTTGTATATCCCATTTTGAATAAAGTTAGCGCAAATTCTCTAGTAGGaacttcataaaaaatgaaCTGAAATTCAAGCTAAAAGGTGGAAGTTCAAATTTCTCTCAATAAGGCAGGCATTCATATTTTAAAGATATGTTAGAACTACTGGAACAAAAAATTACCAGAGTCTTTGATAATGGGATTAAATCAATTGCCAGTCCTGGCAAGAAGCCAACAGTTAGTAAAGCACCGTGGATCTCATTACCAAGATCGGCATGagcctcatcatcatcatcaaacgTGTCCCACTGAACCTggaaaaaacatcatttttctGCACTTCAATTCTTGTTAAAAGCAGTCAGAATGCAATCCCAAATAGGTTCTAATCTATATCCATTAGATTTACCTCTTCAAACTCATTGGTGGTAGCATTTTGCCCAAAAATTCCTTGGGATATCGAAGTAATTACTGGAATTTGGGAGCCAAATCTACCAGCGATCTGCagaaataattcatataatgaTGGAAATGATGTTATTAAGGTTACTACTGTAACAAAGTACAATACATCAATTGAAACAACAAAAAGGAGGCTATAGCTATGCTAAAAATTAGGTAAAATGTTTGTAGGTTATTATACCCTAACACAAATTACTACATAACCATATGATCTCTCCTTTCTTTCTGATTAAGAACCAGTGGATCTCTTTCTCTCCTAAAAGCCTTAAGCCAAAAATGTTCCCACCAATCCTACAATTGGGTAGGGCAATTATTGAGTTTAACAGGTCTATTACTAATATATTCCTCACCGTATTTTACTACGCTTCATTCTCTTATCTTTTGTACATTATCTCATCCTTCTCAGTTcttctatttcattttaaacctcttcaaaaatactttaaattttgtttttgaaaaaatggtaaGTGCATTATAGATGTAGTACCACAAGGTGCTGTCAAACTATGTTTCTCTGACTCTTCAAAACGCCTTTGGGCGGGTTCTAGGCCCTACAAAAATGTGAACCGACACAGGTACAGCAACAAAATGCAACATTTTGGAGAGTCCAAGCAAACATAGCTGTCAAAAGTATTTACAAAGTGCCAGAAGAATAAGGATTCTATGAGATCTATCACTGCTTCAGTATCATTTACATAActctgtttacaccaaaaataaaacaaaagcaAACTAATCATTTTAGTTGACTGGAATTCCTTTCTCTGATGTTCCAGTAATCCAAAAGCTGAGTTATGTGTCCTGGCATACTCCATTTATACTAAATTGGAAGTGAATCCAAGTTGAGTCTTGAAGAAATGAATTATTGCTTAGAACTAAAACTAAGGtcataaattattatgttatataatACTCATTAGTCCAATTTGTAAGACACCTTTAACTTGGGGATGTACCAAAATGTGTGTGACCATTCAATTAAGGGAAAGGGTTGTATTTGCTCTCTATTATTGAAAATGTTCAATATTGTCCTCCGTTATATTATTGGTCCACATATGCCCTTAATATTATACTATCCGTCCATATATGCCCTTACAGTTATAGAA includes:
- the LOC107018107 gene encoding F-box/LRR-repeat protein At5g63520-like isoform X2 — translated: MDKPRQKSPATALPPATIDMIGEDLLFNVFSKLPAVDCAAAACVSRSWNVTITRLLSLPKLSSAVSLNPSLQVAVNDVIDKVLACPIRPQFVIASIGPAFDLDEAHRLIAGRFGSQIPVITSISQGIFGQNATTNEFEEVQWDTFDDDDEAHADLGNEIHGALLTVGFLPGLAIDLIPLSKTLGNQVLMIDDLVLSVRERSSSRSGSASPVGILLFSDEETDIKFVLEKFDYAFSTETVIVGDGGSQFLYRGETAINPSNNKAASSAAVVLLFSRDRGKPPGVGETQFHIMLSTGISSIGPTYKAVSVRGRSRDYSTWLTAKREAVHGSLDGQTILDQIYDELGGHNNCPVLYIGVTKRRKCSIGQEKPSWISTHEFHEVLSGDEEYLYVHGVGIRSGDSFRFYHASSDLARASCNTVANNFRHLKQLLNYERDDHTNSNGVATHKKPVFGGIMFACCGRGKLFFGEPNVDGSPFLEKFPGVTFSGTYCTGEIARADLCSYEQGSQEHSSISCNLHVFSTVYLVMSYTPPLPQH
- the LOC107018107 gene encoding F-box/LRR-repeat protein At5g63520-like isoform X1, whose amino-acid sequence is MDKPRQKSPATALPPATIDMIGEDLLFNVFSKLPAVDCAAAACVSRSWNVTITRLLSLPKLSSAVSLNPSLQVAVNDVIDKVLACPIRPQFVIASIGPAFDLDEAHRLIAGRFGSQIPVITSISQGIFGQNATTNEFEEVQWDTFDDDDEAHADLGNEIHGALLTVGFLPGLAIDLIPLSKTLNKFQGNQVLMIDDLVLSVRERSSSRSGSASPVGILLFSDEETDIKFVLEKFDYAFSTETVIVGDGGSQFLYRGETAINPSNNKAASSAAVVLLFSRDRGKPPGVGETQFHIMLSTGISSIGPTYKAVSVRGRSRDYSTWLTAKREAVHGSLDGQTILDQIYDELGGHNNCPVLYIGVTKRRKCSIGQEKPSWISTHEFHEVLSGDEEYLYVHGVGIRSGDSFRFYHASSDLARASCNTVANNFRHLKQLLNYERDDHTNSNGVATHKKPVFGGIMFACCGRGKLFFGEPNVDGSPFLEKFPGVTFSGTYCTGEIARADLCSYEQGSQEHSSISCNLHVFSTVYLVMSYTPPLPQH
- the LOC107018107 gene encoding F-box/LRR-repeat protein At5g63520-like isoform X3; this translates as MDKPRQKSPATALPPATIDMIGEDLLFNVFSKLPAVDCAAAACVSRSWNVTITRLLSLPKLSSAVSLNPSLQVAVNDVIDKVLACPIRPQFVIASIGPAFDLDEAHRLIAGRFGSQIPVITSISQGIFGQNATTNEFEEVQWDTFDDDDEAHADLGNEIHGALLTVGFLPGLAIDLIPLSKTLNKFQGNQVLMIDDLVLSVRERSSSRSGSASPVGILLFSDEETDIKFVLEKFDYAFSTETVIVGDGGSQFLYRGVGETQFHIMLSTGISSIGPTYKAVSVRGRSRDYSTWLTAKREAVHGSLDGQTILDQIYDELGGHNNCPVLYIGVTKRRKCSIGQEKPSWISTHEFHEVLSGDEEYLYVHGVGIRSGDSFRFYHASSDLARASCNTVANNFRHLKQLLNYERDDHTNSNGVATHKKPVFGGIMFACCGRGKLFFGEPNVDGSPFLEKFPGVTFSGTYCTGEIARADLCSYEQGSQEHSSISCNLHVFSTVYLVMSYTPPLPQH